TGGCATGAGAATCTCCCTGACCAGGCACCAAACCTGTGCCACCTGCAATGGAATTGTGGAGTCTtttactggactgccagggaattcccaggcatTATTTCTTCTGATCCTCTCAACACTCTCCTGAGCACTATCATTAGTCCATTTTCCAGATGTGGCAACAGGGGCTTAGAGACGACTGGCCTACGTTTATAGACCGCTGGTGTCTGGACTGAAATCCAGGGTGGCACTCATAAACCACCACAGGTGGTAGTCCTGCCTCAAGACTGGTGAGAAACGAAGAGCGATGACCTCAGAGACCTGGAGAGATGGCCtcagagacagacaaatagaAATTAAGAGACCCAGCCGGAGGCCCAGTAAACAGGGGAGAGTGGGGCAAGGTTGGTCTCTGGCCAAGcaactgaaagggaaaagtgtaagtcgatcagtcatgtgcaactctttgtgaccccatggactgtagccggtgtaggctcctctgtccatggaactctccaggcaagaataccagagtgggttgccatttcctcctccaggggatcttccagacccagggatcgaacctaggtctcctgaattacaggcagattctttgccgtctgagccaccagggaagcccctggccaAGCAAACCCCcccctaaaaaaaaagaataacccaGGCCGCCCCCCTAGGTGGAAACAATGACACAATCAGCTCCCAATACCAAGGCCCTGACATCACGAAGTGGGGGTGGCCGAGGTGGGGGGCGCCCCGCCCCTTGGCAGGTCCCTACGGCCAATGGGACGGTCTTGGAAGAGGCCCGGGCCGCCTCCAGAGCTTCAAAAACGtgtgaggagggaagagggtgcaGACGGAGCTTCAGCTGCTGCCGCCGGCCTCAGCGCGCTGCCACCGCTGCCCACCCACCATCAACCAGCATGTCCTCCGCTCACTTCAACCGAGGCCCCGCCTACGGGCTGTCGGCTGAGGTCAAGAACAAGGTAGGGCTGGAGggcctcccaccccagcctggcccaCTTGCCCTGCCAGGCCAGAGGCCGGGCTCTTGGGGTTCCTTGGACCCCCTTCTTGCCTGTCCCAAGTGACTTGGAACCTGAGACAGAAAAAGGGCCAATATGGGGAGGGGGCTGCCTACCTCCTTGGCCTGAGCATCCCAAAGCCCTCAGCTATACTGCTGGGGTATAAATGTGGCGTGGGCACGCAGGCGGTCACAGGTAAACTGAGGCGGTGGGTCCACTGGGAAAACCCCGCCTGATCAGGGTTCCCTGTTAACCTCTTTGTTCCTTGATTTTGCACACTCCTGGCCTGACTTTGAGGGTGTGCTCCAGAGCTGGGGTTCCTGGGAGGTAGGGCCCCAAAATGTGGGAAACTGTGAAGGAAAGGGAGACAGCTGGGGAAGGGCAGAGGGTGGGCATTAGGGACACAGCGGAATCTCCTGATTTTGGAGCTGAGAAGACACATGGCTTTCATGCTATGATGggtaaactgaggttcagagaggggagACAAGTCTCTCAGGTCCTTTATAAGGGAGGTGAAGAATTGGGCCCTTGAACTTGCTCCCACCCCCACATCAAAATGGGGTCAGCGTCTCCAGGGCTGCAAATTTGAAGTCCCCAGCTCACTGGAACGCTCCATGAGCGCTGCTAGGGGAATAATCCCTGTCCCATTTAACAGAAGGGAACACTGAGGCTCGGATCGCCTGTTCcacaggcaggaaggaaggagctgGGATTGGAAACTAGGGTCGGGGGGATTctcggggctggaggagggggcaggtggggggcgAGTGCTTGGGCGGGAGACGGATCCCAGCGCCGCGCCCCCCCTTCCCCCAGCGCCGGCCCCAGAGCCGTGCGGAGCCGCCGCGCCATATAAGGCGGCCTCGGGAGCCCGGCCCGCGGGGCCGCGCTATATAAGGGCCGGTTTGCTTTATAAAGCcgggctggtggggaggggggcggcagGGCCGGGGCCAGGTGAGGGGGCCGCCCCTCCTGCTTCCCTTCCCCCAGGAAAAGGGGCAGCCGGGTTCCCCAGGGGCCGGGAGCCAGTCTGGGCTGGGGTAGAGGGTTCTGGAAATACGGAGAGGGTGCgaagtgggagaggagaggagggagagacgCAGACAGATTCTGGAAGCCTGAGACATGAGAGACGGAATGGGGGAGGGCGAGCCTGAGTGAGATAAGACGGAGTCAGGGGTGAAGAGGCGGAGAAAGGGCCGAGTCCtccacccccaccgccaccccccaTCGGAAGAAGGGAACCTGGAGTCGGAGAGACAGAGACCTACGAAAGCAGAGATGGACGAACCatgagccccacccccagccagacAGGCAGAGATGGGGACAGGATGACAGAGCCAAGGAAAGAGCGGGGAGAGAGACTGAGGACATCCTgtgatggggagagagaaatACAGACATGCATGAGGCCCGGAGTGAGACAAAAACAGACCCTAGCCCCAGCCCGAGAGGGAGCCCCATCGCTGAGGACCTGGAGAGACACTGAGACAGGGATGTAAGGCAGACCAGCCCCCAGCAAGGCGGCATACCGGGCACCTCCTCTGggctcctcctcccctgcctgaAGCatccaggagagggagggggcagggccagGGGAAGCTAAGCCCCAAGTTTGGTCCGGAGGGGGAACCAAGAGGCCAGGCGCCGCCCCCCACCCAGCTCTGAGTATCTCTCTTCCCACCCCTTAGACCATGTTCTCTGGTGCCAAACCTCAGAATGCCTGGAATGGCCCCCTGGGCAGGTGCCACCTCAACTCTGGTCCTCAGCGCCCCCCCCCCCtcacccccccgccacccccctccATTGGACGCTGGGACAGAATTGCCTTAGTTGGGAAGGGATGAGGGAAGAGATCGGGACTAGGGAGCCTTGGATTGGGCCAGGGAGCCAGCCCTACTCTCCGCTGTGTCCTCACTGTTCTCTCTCTGCCCCCTACCCCCCAGCTGGCCCAGAAGTATGACCACCAGCGGGAGCAGGAGCTCCGAGAGTGGATCGAGGGGGTGACGGGGCGCCGCATCGGCAACAACTTCATGGACGGCCTTAAAGACGGCATCATTCTTTGCGAGTGAGTGGGGGCAACCGTGGCCCACTTGGGCCGCCCCCCAACCCCTCATCTCAATTCCCTGAACCCTTCAAAGTGACCATGAGGTCAGAGCTTGGACACTTGATATCTGACACCTCCAAACAGAACTCTGAGGTGGCAGAGAATCCTTGTACCCATTTAACAGTAAAGTAAACAGAGGCCCAGTTAGGTAAAGCACGTCACCCAAAGTCCCACGCTGTGCCAACAGAAATGACTTCAGAACCTAGAGTGTGAACTGCCAGGCATACAGAGGAGCCGCATTTATTGTCTCCGGAGTCCCAAGAATGGGAGGTCACAGCTAAAAGACACCAAGCCAcatcccccctggagaaggaaatggctacccgctccagtattctttcttgcctggaaaacttcatggacagaagagccctgtgggctatagtccatggggtctcaaagagccgttcacgacttagggactgagcacacacatctgAGGGATGTGCCACAATAATTTCAGTGGGTCCGGATTTTCTCCTCCTCTCAAAACCTAATAACCAAGAGAAAGACCAGCCCTCACAATTCCCAAGCCCTGACTCTAGATTCTACCTTCTAGATTTCACCACAATCCTATTTCTGGGTAGGAACCCTGAGTCCAGCCTGGGTCTTGTCTGCATCTCTGAGTCTGACCCAGGGCAGGGTAACCATGTGGGCCAGAGCTTGTACTTGGGAATCTTCTagaagctgcccaaagtcaccatGTTACCAAGCCCTAGCTGCTGGAAAGAGAGGGACTTGGGGGATGCTTTTCACCCATATCCAAGGAATGGGGGGATGGTCTGCTGTCCCAGGCCTTAAAGGGTGTAGAGCCACCCACCTGTTTATGGAGAAGGCGCAGTTATGGagcgcctgctgtgtgccagccaGGTATAGGCACTGGGGGTAGTGAACAAAATAGACTTGATTTGGGGCGCATACAGAACTTTAGTCCTGCTGTAGATGATTGAACAAATAATTGATGAAATAAGCACATACAGGCCTGTGGTGGGAAGTACCATGGGGAAAAGTCAAGCTGGGAAGGATGGGGGGTGGGCGGAGGAATGAAGTGTTGCTGTTTTGTACAGAATGGCTTGGAAGCTCATTCTGAAGAGGTAGCATTGGAGCAGAATCTCGGATGAAGTGAGGGAAGTTGTTGCTGGGGCATCTTAGGGAAGAGTGGGTCAGGTAGAGGGGACAGCCAGTGCTAAGGCTCTGGGGTGGGAACATGCCTTATGGGTTCAAGGATGCTGAAGAGGCTGGAGTGACCAGGGAAAGTGGAGGGAGTTAGCTGGGGGCCAGATAGTGCAGGGTCGCTGTGTCATTCATGCTAAGGAGTTAGGCTTTTATTCTCAAGGCATTGGAGTGTTTTGAACTGGGTagtaactggattttttttttctttttcaaggttccaatattttcttttaattggaagataattactttaggattttttttttttttttttgtaattgaagtatagttgatttatagacTTCTCAgttgacactagtggtaaagaatctgcctgctaatgcaggagacataagagatgcggttttgatccttgggttgggaagatcccctggaggaggaagtggcaccatactccagtgttcttgctcggagaatcccatggacagaggagcctggtgctctatagtccatgggttgcaaagagtcggacacagctgagcctcTGAGcacatagttgatttgcagttgTGTTCacatctgctgtacagcaaagttatacaaagtcctgctgtatagcacagaaaactatttAATATCctacaataaaccataatggaaatttTGGGGACCAcactgcacagcttgcaggatcttagctccccaatcagggatcaaaccctggccctgtGGGGTGagagtgcgtgtgtgctcagtcgcgtccgactctttgggactccatggactgtagcctgttaggctcttgtgtccatggaattttccaggcaagaacactggagtggatttccatttcctcctccgggggatcttcctgacccagggatcaaacctgagtctcctgcatttcctgcattggcaggcagattctttaccactagcgccacaggggaagtccctgGAATTGTTCTAAGAAGGGCATTTTAGCTGTAGGGTTACGAGCATCTGGAGGGCACGAGATGGAAAGTGGGAGCACACAGAGAGGTCATGGCAGGAGCCCAGGAGAGagacactggtggctcagagtagGGTGGAGGTGGGCTTCTGGAAGTCTTCAGGAGGCCGAGCCAAAGGAATTGCTGAGGGATTGGATGTGGGGtgagaaaaagggaaaggagtgTCAAGGGCAGTAGAGGGCTTTTAGTGAGCTGAGGAAGATGGAGGGAGTTCTGTAGGGGGAGGTGGGTATCAGGAGTCTCGGTGCAATGCATTTGTTTGAGACCCACATGTAGTGGGGAGAtggtttccctggttgctcagacagtaaagaatccctctgtgattcgggatacctgggttccatccctgggttgggaaggtcccctggaggagggcatggcaacccactccagtattcttgcctggagaatccatggacagaggagcctggcaggctacagtctatggggttgcaaagagtcaggcatgactgagcaaatatACTATTACTCTGTGGGGAGATGGAATGGAGAGTGGGAGGTGGGCTGCAGGAAGATTTGGGGGAGTCATTGGCATATGAATGGCATTTCAAGTCAAGAGACtggagacttcctggtggtccagtggctaagactccacactcctcatgcaggggcctgggtttcatccttggtcagggaactggatcccacatgccacaacttaagAGTCTGCATATtgcaactaaaaacaaaacaaaacaaaaaacctcccacatgccacaactaagacccagagcagccaaataaataaaagtcaagaGACTGAATGAGATcaccagggtgatggtggcctgagAAGAGGCCCCAGTGCTGAGCTGTGGGCTCTCCCAGAGGTAGTGGTTTGAATAAGAAAAGGATcctggggaatttcctggtggtcaagtggttaggactcagggctttgaactgctgagggcccaggttcaatccctggtcagggaactaagatccttcaagtGGTGCAGTgcggccaaaggaaaaaaaaaagaaactgaaacatgGTCACCAGTGAGGCGGGGGCACCCCAGACGACTACTCTCCACCTCCCATAGGGAGGCTTTCTGATCCGAACGGGTCCAGCTTCCTGAGGCTGGTTTCCCATCTCCCAGCCCGCGTGTTTGGGTGGTTTGTGGTGGGGCTGTCCCTGAGGTCTGACTGCAGTGAGAAACTGCAAAAAGTCTGGCGCCCCCTGATTGTCACCCTGACCCCTGGTCCCCCTGGGCCGGGCTTGGATACGGGCAGCAGGGAGTCCCCTGCCTCAGCCCCCTCCCCTACGCCTTGTAGGTTCATCAATAAGCTCCAGCCAGGCTCCGTGAAGAAAGTAAATGAGTCCACTCAGAACTGGCATCAGGTGAGCCCAGACTCTCTCAACTCTTTAGTCTCTTAACTCTCTGGCCCGTAGCCCCCTCCCACTTCCACCCGTAGCCCCGCCCACCTCCACCCAGCCCCGCCCATGCCCCCGACCCCTGACCGCTGCCGGCTCCCCTCCAGCTGGAGAACATCGGCAACTTCATCAAGGCCATCACCAAGTACGGGGTGAAGCCCCACGATATCTTTGAGGCCAACGACCTGTTCGAGAACACCAACCACACGCAAGTGCAGTCCACCCTTCTGGCCCTGGCCAGCATGGTGAGTGTGGGTGAAGGGTGGGCGCTCTGGGTTGGGATGTGGGTGGAGCTTCTTGTACTCCACCCCCTGCATGGTACTCCCACCCCAGTCCCTGCTTGAGTGGGAGAGGGGAAGCGGGTGCCTCTCAGGGTTTTAAATGCAGCTGTGTGGCCCAGAGGCTCCTTTGTCAGTCCCTGGccctcccctcctcacccagGCCAAGACGAAAGGGAACAAGGTGAATGTGGGAGTGAAATACGCGGAGAAGCAGGAACGGAGATTTGAGCCAGAGAAGCTAAGAGAAGGGCGGAACATTATCGGGCTACAGGTATGGCCCTTTCCTCGCCTGGGTCTTGCTGATGAGCTGTGGTTGAGGAGGGCACCCTGGTCCCTGTAGGCTTTGTGGGTTGGCAGGGGGTACAGAATATGTGGCCTTTAGGAAACCCTTAGCATTTTCGGTACCCTAACTCACTCCTCTGACAGTCCTAGGGGGTGGGTACTGTTACCGTCATACCCTttatacagatgggaaaactgaggcctggaggttAGTGCACTTGCTCAGGTGATGAGTAGCTGAACCCTGGAAATCAGGCCATTTAGCAGTCATGTGACACAccttctgtgagcctcagtttccattcTGTTGCCCCAGTGGTGTGGAAACAGGGCCTCATTAGAGGGCCGTGTGTCTGCTGACATCAGTTATGTCTGGTTGCCCTCGGTGGGATCTTGTAACCCCTGTGTGGCTCTCCTCCTGGCTCCCTAGATGGGCACCAACAAGTTTGCCAGCCAGCAGGGCATGACGGCTTACGGCACCCGGCGCCACCTCTATGACCCCAAGCTGGGCACGGATCAGCCCCTGGACCAGGCCACCATCAGCCTGCAGATGGGCACCAACAAGGGAGCCAGCCAGGTGTGTTGCGGGGCAAGGGGGGCCCTGTGTGTGGCGGGCTGGTGGGGCTCTCGTGGTCCCCTATGGCCTGACCATTGTGCTGCCCTCCGCAGGCCGGCATGACTGCACCAGGGACCAAGCGGCAGATCTTTGAGCCGGGGCTGGGCATGGAGCACTGTGACACACTCAACGTCAGCCTGCAGATGGGCAGCAACAAGGGAGCTTCGCAGCGGGGCATGACAGTGTACGGGCTGCCCCGCCAGGTCTACGACCCTAAGTACTGCCTGACGCCTGAGTACCCTGAGCTGGGCGAGCCGGCCCACAACCACCACCCGCACAACTACTACAACTCTGCCTAGGGCCCCGGGCCTCCCGCCTTCCCCCAGGGAGGCTGGCTGCTGCTCTTGGCAGGGCCTAGCCCGGCCTGCCGACCCCCTCCCCCTGCATGGCTCCTCTGGCCCCCTGGCACTTGCCTACAGGGTTAGCGTCTGGGGGGAGCAGAAGGTGGGGGGGGGCTGTGGAGAGGGGGCTCctccctggtgtgctgcagggtCCAACATGGAGCTGGGTGTTCCCCACAGCACCCAAAGGACGCACTGAGCAAAGCTACCCCGCTGTCCCCCACTCCCCATAGCTGGGTTCCCCCCCTGCCAGGACAAGAAGCCCTCCCAAGCGAAGCCCCCAGAGCCAAGGGtcaacccctccccaccccattcccgCAGCGGGTGCAAACTGCATGCCCAGACCCCCAGCGGACACACGCGGTTTGGTTTGCAGCTGGCTTACGGGATGTGACAGCGGCGTTTGTGACGCGAgcactttctttttctacttcactGGAGCACAATAAATGGCTGTAAAATCACCCGaggggcctcccttgtggcttggtcagtaaagaatctgcctgcaatgtaggtggactcgggtttgatctctgggttgggaagattccctggagaagggaatggctacccactccaatattcttgcctggagaattccatggacagaggagcctggcgggctatagtccatagggttgcaaagagtcagacacgacttagcgactaaacatcaTCAACCATCACAATCACCTGAGCACTTAGGGACGCTCTGTCCTGGGGCCTGTGTGGCTGCTGCGCACGCGCAGGGTACACTCCATTTCCTGCACACACATCtgcacaggtgcacacacactcacacgtagGCAACCTAAGATATACATACTGAGATCACAGTACTCGGTGGACCCAGGACTCACACCGCCCCCCCGACAAAATCCACACAAATGCACACTTCATGTGTATGGTGTACACACACTCCCTGCAGCCTTAGTGCACACACCTTTTCACACACAGATACTCACACGTGCAGTACACACGCCTACCCAAGACAAAAACACACACCTTCACACAgatacacaatacacacacacacacacacacgctcagcACCCGTGTACCTACCCTGGGAGCCTGTGGGTCGTGTCGAGGTCAGCATTGGGATGGGTGAGATACCATGTGAATCACAGTTTTGGAGCTGGCTAGccaagtgaccttgggcaagtcacctccCCTCCCTAGGTCTGTTTTCCCATCAGGAAAATGATGACATTGAAGCCTGTGGGAGTCACAGGAAGCTTCAATGAAATGATGCCTCCAGACAGGGGATGGTATTTGGCACTGATCATGAGAATGGACTACAAGCCCAGTCCTGGAAGCCCCTGTGGGCAGAGAGAATCCTTGAGTCCTGGAGTAGACtatggggcttccgtggtggctcagtggtaaagaatccacctgccaatgcagaaggctcgagttcaattcctggtctgggaagatcccctggaggaggaaatggcaacccacatcagtattcttgcctgggaaatgccatggacgaGGAGCGTgtaggggtacagtccatggggttgcatagtcaggcatgactgagcgactaaacaacaaccaaactgtgggaggtgggagaggacagGGCAGTGGGGAAGATGGGCACTCCGGATGCCCAGGGCGATGGCCTTTTCCCAACTGGCACAGAGCAGTTAAGTAGCTGACCACACGGTGCAGCTGGCCTGTGTGCCTGGCTCACACTGTGCCCTGTGCTCAGGGCTCATCTCCAATCCTGGCCTGCCAGCCAGGGATCCCAGAAGTCTGGACGAGGTCCCAACTCTCCCCATCTCAGAGGGGACCCCACTCTTCCCGCTTTCCTGCCCAGAAGTTACCCACTGCCAGGGTTCCATGGAGAGGATGTGGCCTGCCATGCTGGGGGCTCAGAGCAGTCCACCTCCCCAGGgtgggctgggggggtggggcggggcaagGCTGGAAGGGGGGGACCTGCTGGGATGGACATCAGGAGCCCCCTGCGCTTGCACAACCCTTGGAGCCTTGTAAAGCAGATTCCAGGAGCTCTTGGCTTGGCTACCCCGAGTCCTGCTCCCCCAGGGCCAGCGGCGGGAAGCTATGCTGAGGAGGATCCTTGCCTGGCCCAGGGCCCTGCCTCCTCGGGAAAACAGCACCATATTAGCACTTAGACTGTGAGACTGGGGTAGGCGGGCCCTAGTTGACAGAAGAGCAAGGCCCCTTTCCCTGGACCGCAGAGAGCAGCCCCCAACCCAGGTGCCTGTCCAATCACTCTGTCTATGTCCACTGGGTCCTGCCTTGGCCACGGGATCCCACCTGAGTGAAGTCTTGGAAGGGAAGGTGGGAGCACCGGGTTGGGGGCATGTCAGGGCAGAGTGGGCCTCGGGGGACACCCATCAGACCCAACGGCTGGGCCTGGTGGCTAGGGCTTCTGGCCAGCTCAGCGTCTTCCTCTGCTGTTCATATTCCTTGCTGCCCTGGTGGGTCACCATCTGCTGGCACTGTGTCAGGAATCACACTGGGCGCCTCTGTCCTCAGGGTGGCCCTGGGACAGAGTTTCCATCATCCTTCCACTTGCTGCCCAGGCTCATGGGGCTGCGTGGAGGAGCTTTGAGCTGCCCCGTGCTGCCAGAGCACCAGGACTACCAGATTGTCTGGGATCTTGCCGTCTGCTTGTTCAGGTGTGTTTTTGTTTCCAACACCACAAATCAgttaactcaattctgacactacctCAAGACAGCACCTGATCCCACAGGATAAGGGTTCCGTTCAGGactgcccctcccccaagtcAGGAGCCAATCACAAGTCCAGGTTGTTCCCTGTGCTTCTGACCGACTAGCTGTAGatccaggggtggggtgggatgggggtggggttccCTCCACCCGCTCCTCAGATTTTGTTAATTTACTACACTGGTTCACAAAACctggagaaacattttactttttattagatCACTGGTTTTATTATTACTTTGGTTTTATTATGGAAGGATCAAACTCAGGAGGAGCCAGAAGGGAGGGGCACAGACAGCAAGGCGTGGGGAGGGGTGTGGAACTCCCGAATCCTTTCCATGTGTTCCGGCACCTCTAAGTGTTCACCACAGGCAGAAGTTCATCAGATCTTGTTCTCAAAGCACTTCATCTGTAGgtcccattgttgttgttcagtcgataagtcatgtctgactctgcgaccccatggactgtagccctccagggttccctgtcctcctctatctcctggagcttgctcagattcatatcctgcaggcaggtaaagaatctgcctgcaatgcaggagacagaggagacatggattcgatccctgggtcgggaagatcccctggagaaggaaatggcaaccactccagtattcttgcctagaaaatcccatggacagaggagcctggtgggctgcagtccatggggtcgcagtcggacacgactgagcaactaacatgtccattgtgtcagtgattctatccaaccatctcatcctctgctgccctccttctcctcctgccctcaatctttcccagcatcagggtcttttccagtgagtcagcttcccatcaggtggccaaagtattggagcttcagcttcagcatcagcccttccagtgaatattcaggttgatctcctttaggcccCTTCCCAAAGGTTGGTAGGTTGGCTGATTCCTCCTCAGGAATCAGTCCCATGCTGAGGCTGTTGAGTGCTCAGACACTTCAGCTGTGTTAGTTATTGAGCACTTAATGCATACTAAACACTGTGAGGGgctcccctcatagctcagttgttaaagaatccacctgcaatacaggagaccccggttcgattcctaggtcgggaaggtctgctggagaagggacaggatacccactccagtattcttgggcttcccttgtgactcagctggtaaagaatctgcctgtaatgcaggatgccccggttcgattcctgggttgggaagatcccctggagaagggaaaggttacccactgcagtattctggcctagaaaattctatggactgtataatccatagggtcacaaagagtcagacatgactgagagactttcactttacttcatacACTATGGGTAATGCTGATTCGTTGTTGtctagccactaagttgtgtccagctctttgcaatcccatagactgcagcccaccaggctcctctgtccatggaattctccagtcaagaatactggaataggttgccatttcctcctttaaaaaatcttcccgacagggattgaacctgggtctcctgcactggcaggtggagtctttaccgtcgtgccacttgggaagccccaaggatgtCTAGGGCCCCATTCTAAATCACCTCATTAGCACAATCTCACCAGTGAGCAAAATTGGGCTCTTTATGAATGATGAAGATACTCTGGCTGCCCAGGAAATTCCAAGCGTTTTAGCTTTGTGCCAGGATCCAGGGACAAAGACCAACATTTCTTCGCATTGGAAGCTTGTAGTCccaacccctggactgcaaggcaaGTGCCAAGACCAATATT
The nucleotide sequence above comes from Bos indicus isolate NIAB-ARS_2022 breed Sahiwal x Tharparkar chromosome 7, NIAB-ARS_B.indTharparkar_mat_pri_1.0, whole genome shotgun sequence. Encoded proteins:
- the CNN1 gene encoding calponin-1, translating into MSSAHFNRGPAYGLSAEVKNKLAQKYDHQREQELREWIEGVTGRRIGNNFMDGLKDGIILCEFINKLQPGSVKKVNESTQNWHQLENIGNFIKAITKYGVKPHDIFEANDLFENTNHTQVQSTLLALASMAKTKGNKVNVGVKYAEKQERRFEPEKLREGRNIIGLQMGTNKFASQQGMTAYGTRRHLYDPKLGTDQPLDQATISLQMGTNKGASQAGMTAPGTKRQIFEPGLGMEHCDTLNVSLQMGSNKGASQRGMTVYGLPRQVYDPKYCLTPEYPELGEPAHNHHPHNYYNSA